Proteins encoded in a region of the Isosphaeraceae bacterium EP7 genome:
- a CDS encoding HAF repeat-containing protein — protein sequence MPIVMLLLLAAAPVAAPPQAGDNVFRVASPKDDGIIATGINARGDVVGFEWAEDPKTPGIVAQVPFFASAGRQVTLPLLPGYTSTFPAAVSESGLVVGRVSKPASFNTVIHLRNQAFAWDEAKGMRGLGALPGDSASIACGISRDGRRVSGFSIGDRRVRACLWEPKGDEWAVIPLLHNEQLGAQVVAISDDGNRVTSVDGAIPCLWTRDAKGAWTYQAIGGVGEFLPRAVNNAGTVVGFHDNGDGTADAVISPRNGRNKTLPKPPGYPRAEAYALNNSGAIVGMIDGPRGSDVGPNAFVYIGGRLRILVECGPDFVTATAINDQNQVAGVLDKEEVPEPPAEPDKPAAPAPKP from the coding sequence ATGCCCATCGTCATGCTCCTGCTCCTCGCCGCCGCCCCGGTCGCGGCCCCGCCCCAGGCCGGCGACAACGTCTTCAGGGTGGCCTCTCCCAAGGACGACGGCATCATCGCCACGGGCATCAACGCGCGCGGCGACGTCGTCGGCTTCGAGTGGGCCGAAGACCCGAAGACCCCCGGCATCGTCGCCCAGGTCCCCTTCTTCGCCAGCGCAGGGCGCCAGGTGACCCTGCCGCTGCTACCCGGCTACACGTCCACATTCCCCGCCGCCGTCAGCGAGTCGGGCCTCGTCGTCGGCCGCGTCAGCAAGCCCGCGTCGTTCAACACGGTCATCCACCTGCGCAACCAGGCCTTCGCCTGGGACGAGGCCAAGGGCATGCGCGGCCTGGGCGCCCTGCCGGGCGACTCCGCCTCCATCGCCTGCGGCATCAGCCGCGACGGCCGTCGGGTCAGCGGCTTCTCCATCGGCGATCGCCGCGTCAGGGCCTGCCTCTGGGAACCCAAGGGCGACGAATGGGCCGTCATCCCGCTGCTGCACAACGAGCAGCTCGGCGCGCAGGTCGTCGCCATCAGCGACGACGGCAACCGCGTCACGTCCGTCGACGGCGCCATCCCCTGCCTCTGGACCAGGGACGCCAAGGGCGCCTGGACCTACCAGGCCATCGGTGGCGTCGGCGAGTTCCTCCCTCGGGCCGTCAACAACGCGGGCACCGTCGTCGGCTTCCATGACAACGGCGACGGCACCGCCGACGCCGTCATCTCCCCCCGCAACGGCCGCAACAAGACCCTGCCCAAGCCCCCCGGCTACCCCCGCGCCGAGGCCTACGCCCTCAACAATTCGGGGGCAATCGTCGGCATGATCGACGGCCCCCGAGGCTCCGACGTCGGCCCCAACGCGTTCGTCTACATCGGCGGCCGCCTGCGGATCCTCGTCGAGTGCGGGCCCGACTTCGTCACCGCCACCGCCATCAATGACCAGAACCAGGTTGCCGGGGTGCTCGACAAGGAAGAAGTCCCCGAGCCCCCGGCCGAACCCGACAAGCCCGCAGCCCCGGCCCCCAAACCCTGA
- the sigJ gene encoding RNA polymerase sigma factor SigJ: MTLDDGHGRDEDADNDPGRLRPKLLAVAYRMLGSVADSEDVVQDAYLKLQLAEGEILSPEGWLVKATTRLCIDRLRQAKRREAYVGPWLPEPAQGTWGGATMDRLELAESLSMAFMVLLETLSPQERAAYLLREVFNYEYEEIADLLDLTAVNVRQIASRARRRIESSERRFAPAAEGRADDLAGRFFDACTSGDVGTIEALLVADVVMYSDGGGKTHASPRPIMGSARVARMLSVAFPKRMKKYEASVVSVNGQPGLVFWEAGKAVQITTISVANGTIAEIYTVLNPEKLSRWNSATNPDV, from the coding sequence ATGACGCTGGACGATGGACACGGCCGCGACGAAGACGCAGACAACGACCCGGGCCGGCTGCGGCCGAAGCTGCTGGCCGTGGCCTATCGGATGCTCGGGAGCGTGGCCGACTCCGAGGACGTGGTGCAGGACGCCTACCTGAAGCTCCAGCTGGCGGAGGGCGAGATCCTGTCGCCCGAGGGCTGGCTGGTGAAGGCCACGACCAGGCTCTGCATCGACCGGCTGCGGCAGGCGAAGCGGCGCGAGGCCTACGTGGGCCCCTGGCTGCCCGAGCCAGCGCAAGGGACCTGGGGCGGGGCGACGATGGACCGCCTGGAACTGGCCGAGTCGCTGTCGATGGCGTTCATGGTCCTGCTGGAGACCCTCTCGCCGCAGGAACGGGCCGCCTACCTCCTTCGAGAGGTTTTCAACTACGAATACGAGGAGATCGCCGATTTACTCGATCTGACCGCGGTGAACGTCCGGCAGATCGCGTCGAGGGCCAGGCGGCGGATCGAGTCGAGCGAGCGCCGGTTCGCACCGGCCGCCGAAGGCCGGGCCGACGACCTGGCGGGCCGGTTCTTCGACGCCTGCACGTCGGGGGATGTCGGGACGATCGAGGCGCTGCTGGTCGCCGACGTGGTGATGTACTCCGACGGTGGCGGCAAGACCCACGCGTCGCCCAGGCCGATCATGGGCTCGGCCCGGGTGGCCAGAATGCTGTCGGTCGCCTTCCCCAAGCGGATGAAGAAATACGAGGCCTCGGTGGTGAGCGTGAACGGCCAGCCGGGCTTGGTGTTCTGGGAGGCGGGAAAGGCCGTCCAGATCACCACCATCTCGGTGGCCAATGGGACGATCGCCGAGATCTACACGGTCTTGAATCCGGAGAAGCTCAGTCGCTGGAATTCGGCGACCAATCCCGATGTCTAG
- a CDS encoding carboxymuconolactone decarboxylase family protein produces the protein MGPRLDYLKLAPDAAKAMLDLGKAVARSGLEESLIELVKTRVSQINGCGFCLDMHTKDARAAGETEQRLYLLGAWREAPFYTDRERAALAWAEALTRIEGGVPDEVFEEASRHFEEAELVALTWAVVAINGWNRVAIGFRSVPGSYKPKGAAVHV, from the coding sequence ATGGGACCTCGACTCGACTACCTGAAGCTGGCGCCCGATGCGGCCAAGGCGATGCTCGACCTGGGCAAGGCCGTGGCCCGCAGCGGGCTGGAAGAGAGCCTGATCGAGCTGGTGAAGACCCGCGTCTCGCAGATCAACGGGTGCGGGTTCTGCCTGGACATGCACACCAAGGACGCACGGGCCGCCGGCGAGACCGAGCAGCGGCTCTACCTGCTGGGCGCCTGGCGTGAGGCGCCGTTCTACACCGACAGGGAACGCGCGGCCCTGGCCTGGGCCGAAGCCCTGACGCGGATCGAGGGCGGGGTGCCCGACGAGGTCTTCGAGGAAGCCTCCAGGCATTTCGAGGAGGCGGAGCTGGTGGCCCTGACCTGGGCGGTGGTCGCGATCAACGGCTGGAATCGGGTCGCCATCGGCTTCCGCAGCGTGCCCGGATCGTACAAACCCAAGGGAGCAGCCGTCCATGTTTAA
- a CDS encoding cupin domain-containing protein, translating into MFKTMIAVVFGAILGAGGLSLAGHDERDEDDNATVRVIAERDILEKLDGEAAKVSMIEVTHAPGAAGKPHRHSGPIFGYILEGEYELGLDDKPAKTLKVGETFYEPKGALHRVGRNPDPKKPTRVLAVLLHSRDGAPPTVLEPSAK; encoded by the coding sequence ATGTTTAAGACGATGATTGCGGTCGTATTCGGGGCCATCCTGGGGGCCGGCGGGCTCTCCCTGGCCGGCCACGACGAGCGAGACGAGGATGACAATGCGACGGTGAGGGTGATCGCCGAGCGCGACATCCTGGAAAAGCTGGACGGCGAGGCCGCCAAGGTCTCGATGATCGAGGTGACCCACGCGCCGGGGGCAGCCGGCAAGCCCCACCGGCACTCGGGCCCGATCTTCGGCTACATCCTGGAAGGGGAATATGAGCTCGGCCTGGATGACAAGCCGGCGAAGACCCTGAAGGTCGGCGAGACGTTCTACGAGCCGAAGGGGGCCCTGCACCGGGTCGGGCGGAACCCCGACCCGAAGAAGCCGACCAGGGTCCTGGCGGTGCTGCTGCACTCGCGCGACGGGGCGCCGCCGACGGTCCTCGAGCCCTCGGCGAAGTAA
- a CDS encoding metallophosphoesterase family protein — MTETARRWLLAACFASALAPKPTLAHDGPAAHDHAPPTPVADAVIHRPTAVPDRIIRTFAGDPATSIAVTWRTDAGVSKGVAQIAPADAGSKFPASAKTFEATATLMTTDLGEARSHSVVFEGLTPSVTYAYRVGDGVNWSEWVHAKTASEKPEPFSFVYFGDAQNDVKSLWSRVIRGAYSDASKASFIVHAGDLINRANQDALWGEWFGAGGWVNAMVPSIPTPGNHEYERPKAPEPAPGENPPEPAKAVLSRHWRPQFALPMNGPAGLEETVYYVDYQGVRIIALNSNDQIEAQVPWLEGVLAGNPNKWTILTFHHPIYSPTKNRNNSTLRDLWQPVFDRYKVDLVLQGHDHTYARTGPMVHSNVPGGGAHRDDEGGTVYVVSVSGPKMYQLGREDWMRRAAEDTQLYQIIRIDGDTLKYESRTAVGDLYDGFSLLKREGLPNRLIEQRPTTPERLRPATPKAPAAAPAPVPAAAGGKG; from the coding sequence ATGACAGAGACCGCCCGCCGCTGGTTGCTCGCCGCCTGCTTCGCCTCCGCGTTGGCACCGAAGCCGACCCTGGCCCACGACGGGCCCGCGGCCCACGACCACGCGCCGCCGACGCCGGTGGCTGACGCCGTCATCCATCGCCCGACGGCCGTCCCCGACCGGATCATCCGGACCTTCGCCGGCGACCCGGCGACGTCGATCGCCGTGACCTGGCGGACCGACGCCGGCGTCTCGAAAGGGGTCGCGCAGATCGCCCCGGCCGACGCCGGCTCGAAGTTCCCGGCCTCGGCGAAGACGTTCGAGGCCACGGCCACCCTGATGACGACCGACCTGGGCGAGGCGCGGTCGCACTCGGTCGTCTTCGAGGGGCTGACGCCATCGGTGACCTATGCGTACAGGGTGGGCGACGGGGTGAACTGGAGCGAGTGGGTGCACGCGAAGACCGCGTCGGAGAAGCCCGAGCCGTTCTCGTTCGTGTACTTCGGCGACGCCCAGAATGACGTCAAGTCGCTCTGGTCGCGCGTCATCCGCGGGGCTTATTCCGACGCATCCAAGGCCAGCTTCATCGTGCATGCCGGCGACCTGATCAACCGGGCCAACCAGGACGCCCTCTGGGGCGAGTGGTTCGGCGCGGGGGGCTGGGTCAACGCGATGGTGCCGAGCATCCCGACGCCCGGCAACCACGAATACGAGCGCCCCAAGGCCCCCGAGCCCGCCCCGGGCGAGAATCCGCCCGAGCCGGCCAAGGCCGTGCTCTCGCGCCACTGGCGGCCGCAGTTCGCCCTGCCGATGAACGGCCCCGCCGGCCTGGAGGAGACGGTCTACTACGTCGACTACCAGGGGGTGCGGATCATCGCGCTGAACTCCAACGACCAGATCGAGGCGCAGGTCCCCTGGCTCGAAGGAGTGCTCGCCGGCAACCCGAACAAGTGGACGATCCTCACGTTCCACCACCCGATCTACTCGCCGACGAAGAACCGCAACAACTCCACCTTGCGAGACCTCTGGCAGCCGGTGTTCGACCGCTACAAGGTCGACCTCGTCTTACAAGGGCACGATCATACCTATGCGCGAACCGGCCCGATGGTCCACTCCAACGTGCCGGGCGGCGGGGCGCATCGCGACGACGAGGGGGGGACCGTCTACGTCGTCTCGGTGAGCGGACCGAAGATGTACCAGCTCGGCCGCGAGGATTGGATGAGGCGGGCCGCCGAGGACACGCAGCTCTACCAGATCATCCGCATCGACGGCGACACGCTGAAATACGAGTCCCGCACGGCGGTAGGCGACCTGTACGACGGGTTCTCATTGCTGAAGCGCGAAGGCCTGCCCAACCGCCTGATCGAGCAGCGGCCCACCACCCCCGAGCGTCTCCGCCCGGCTACCCCAAAGGCCCCCGCGGCGGCGCCGGCACCGGTGCCGGCCGCGGCCGGCGGGAAGGGCTGA
- a CDS encoding carboxypeptidase-like regulatory domain-containing protein has product MIWIRAALPLTLVVISGCGSEEDRIPLLPVSGIVTSNGKPLANASIVFLPEPKNEVSTPGNDVSGPDGTFKLMWRSRAGVSAGKYRAVVTEASPAENLTTGIDPYMARLGKEVSQTAKKNAPAPARKEFPVEVSATKTTFDFDLKK; this is encoded by the coding sequence ATGATCTGGATTCGGGCTGCCTTGCCGCTGACGCTGGTCGTGATCTCCGGCTGCGGATCGGAGGAAGATCGCATCCCCCTCCTGCCGGTCTCCGGCATCGTCACCTCGAACGGCAAACCCCTGGCGAACGCCTCGATTGTGTTCCTGCCCGAGCCGAAAAACGAGGTGAGCACCCCCGGCAATGATGTGAGTGGCCCCGATGGGACCTTCAAGCTGATGTGGAGGAGCCGGGCCGGAGTCTCCGCCGGCAAGTATCGAGCCGTCGTCACCGAGGCCTCGCCCGCGGAGAATCTCACGACGGGCATCGACCCCTACATGGCCCGGCTCGGCAAGGAGGTCTCGCAGACGGCCAAGAAGAATGCCCCCGCGCCCGCCCGCAAAGAGTTCCCCGTCGAGGTCTCCGCCACCAAGACCACCTTCGACTTCGACCTCAAGAAGTAG
- a CDS encoding DUF1559 domain-containing protein: MRAYPHMPRSVCRRGFTLIELLVVISIIAVLIGLLLPAVQSAREAARRIQCTNNMKQIGLSLHNYETNTRVLPPAKIYSGSCLSHSNGGKGLVLNTTAFTMILSYLEQAPLWNAYNFSQASSNSAWAGSAPDGPANTILLGNAAVNTTVVGTLVASFACPSDDPPPVADEAGTGMFSRQSARRSNYLVSAGAYSDFNCPSLLPAYTIDPKQQGVFVTDKSTKFSDIKDGMSNTFFAGESLQRKSTDGFGPYWGSGTHTSTHGVIYSPNSPTNGAQAPGFAPNGPSIAVDPATPPAARSLPYAWVFSSKHPGGVTMVMGDGSVKFIKNTISLATWSALATIKGGEIVSADAY; the protein is encoded by the coding sequence ATGCGTGCTTACCCGCACATGCCTCGATCCGTCTGCCGCCGTGGCTTCACGCTCATCGAGCTGCTGGTGGTGATCTCGATCATCGCGGTGCTGATCGGGCTGCTCCTGCCCGCGGTGCAGAGCGCCCGCGAGGCGGCCAGGCGCATCCAGTGCACCAACAACATGAAGCAGATCGGCCTGTCGCTGCACAATTATGAGACCAACACGCGCGTGCTGCCGCCCGCCAAGATCTACTCCGGTTCATGCCTGAGCCATTCCAACGGCGGTAAGGGGCTGGTGCTCAACACCACCGCCTTCACCATGATTCTCAGCTACCTCGAGCAGGCGCCCCTCTGGAACGCCTATAACTTCAGCCAGGCGTCGAGCAACTCGGCCTGGGCCGGCTCGGCCCCCGACGGCCCCGCGAATACGATCCTGCTGGGCAACGCGGCGGTGAACACCACCGTCGTCGGCACCCTCGTCGCGTCCTTCGCCTGCCCGTCCGACGACCCACCTCCGGTCGCCGATGAGGCCGGGACCGGCATGTTCTCGCGCCAGAGCGCGCGCCGCAGCAACTACCTGGTCAGTGCCGGCGCCTACTCGGATTTCAACTGCCCGAGCCTGTTGCCCGCCTACACGATCGACCCCAAGCAGCAGGGCGTCTTCGTCACCGACAAGTCGACCAAATTCTCCGACATCAAAGACGGCATGAGCAACACGTTCTTCGCGGGCGAGTCGCTCCAGCGCAAATCCACCGACGGATTCGGCCCTTATTGGGGTTCGGGCACTCACACCTCGACCCACGGCGTGATCTACTCCCCGAACTCCCCGACCAACGGTGCCCAGGCCCCGGGCTTCGCCCCCAACGGGCCCTCGATCGCCGTGGATCCGGCGACGCCCCCGGCGGCTCGCAGCCTGCCCTATGCCTGGGTCTTCAGCAGCAAGCACCCCGGCGGCGTCACCATGGTGATGGGCGACGGCAGCGTCAAGTTCATCAAGAACACGATCAGTCTGGCGACCTGGTCGGCCCTCGCCACGATCAAGGGGGGCGAGATCGTCAGCGCGGACGCCTACTGA
- a CDS encoding colicin immunity domain-containing protein yields MKPDLQTTNLLELAEIYVKGGELNSREFVDALTSRYVSREAIAFPGIFDGKQMEQLSSIFCDCEIYTPRDNREAYQIDEAELKRRIRDALNDVTIGRDTELI; encoded by the coding sequence ATGAAGCCGGATCTTCAGACGACCAACCTTCTGGAGCTCGCCGAGATCTATGTCAAGGGTGGAGAATTGAATTCAAGAGAGTTTGTGGATGCTTTAACAAGCCGATATGTTTCCAGGGAAGCGATCGCTTTTCCGGGTATTTTCGATGGCAAGCAGATGGAGCAACTTTCCTCGATCTTCTGCGACTGCGAGATTTACACGCCCAGGGATAATCGCGAAGCCTATCAAATTGACGAAGCTGAGCTTAAGAGGAGGATCAGAGATGCGCTCAATGACGTCACGATAGGTCGTGACACGGAATTAATTTAG
- a CDS encoding methyltransferase domain-containing protein → MPPPDACRPKEIKMARDDRLISDRFPRSSKYHPDWVLANASGGANSLWLTEWLAESLDLQPGMRVLDLGCGRACSSIFLRREFGVQVWATDLWFGASANLKTIRDAGVEDGVFPIHADARSLPFAAEFFDAIISIDSFFYYGTDDHYLGNLARFLKPGGTLGIAGAGLMREIDGPIPESLRDWWTNDLWCLHSAPWWRRHWERTGIVDIELADAMPDGWQQWLAWHRALAPDNVVEIAALEADQGNNLGYVRVVARRRPDVELEDPIVSVPTQYTRHSLLRTAEPAAP, encoded by the coding sequence ATGCCCCCGCCCGACGCATGCAGGCCCAAGGAGATCAAGATGGCTCGGGACGATCGGCTGATCTCGGATCGGTTCCCCCGCTCGTCGAAGTATCATCCCGACTGGGTCCTCGCCAATGCCAGCGGCGGCGCGAACTCGCTCTGGCTGACCGAGTGGCTGGCCGAGTCCCTGGACCTTCAGCCCGGGATGCGCGTGCTCGACCTCGGCTGCGGCCGGGCGTGCTCGTCCATCTTCCTCCGCCGCGAGTTCGGCGTGCAGGTCTGGGCGACCGACCTCTGGTTCGGCGCCTCGGCGAACCTGAAGACGATCCGGGACGCCGGCGTCGAGGACGGCGTCTTCCCGATCCACGCCGACGCCCGTTCGCTCCCCTTCGCCGCCGAATTCTTCGACGCCATCATCTCCATCGACTCCTTCTTCTACTACGGCACCGACGACCACTACCTCGGCAACCTCGCCCGCTTCCTGAAGCCGGGCGGCACGCTCGGCATCGCCGGGGCCGGCCTCATGCGCGAGATCGACGGCCCCATCCCCGAATCACTCCGTGACTGGTGGACCAACGACCTCTGGTGCCTGCACTCGGCGCCCTGGTGGCGTAGGCACTGGGAGCGCACCGGCATCGTGGACATCGAGCTGGCCGACGCCATGCCCGACGGCTGGCAGCAATGGCTGGCCTGGCACCGCGCCCTCGCGCCCGACAACGTCGTGGAGATCGCCGCGCTGGAGGCCGACCAAGGCAACAACCTCGGCTACGTCCGCGTCGTCGCACGCCGCCGGCCCGACGTCGAACTGGAGGATCCGATCGTCTCTGTTCCCACGCAATACACACGTCATTCGCTGCTCCGCACCGCAGAGCCAGCGGCCCCGTAG
- a CDS encoding ThuA domain-containing protein — protein MTRLPALALAIAALAPALAIAADPRPVKLLIITGDEVGAHDWKATTQAMRDFLSAQGRINVEVTETPAKDLTDENLAKYDAYLLNYRQTKPTEATQWTDANKAALLKAVKGGKGLVVYHFASSGFNDWPEFETLVGGGWRKQGFHGPAYAFSVKATDVKHPISAGLTSPFDHPVDELYSNSKMTPGNVVLATAYCDPSKPKGTGKDEPVIWVNQYGGGRVYHSVLGHNTVALADPVLQEWMRRGVEWAATGDVFHPDGSK, from the coding sequence ATGACCCGACTCCCCGCACTGGCCCTCGCAATCGCGGCGCTGGCCCCGGCGCTCGCAATCGCCGCCGACCCCCGGCCCGTCAAGCTTTTGATCATCACCGGCGACGAGGTGGGCGCCCACGACTGGAAGGCGACCACCCAGGCCATGCGCGACTTTTTGAGCGCGCAGGGACGCATCAACGTCGAGGTGACCGAGACCCCCGCCAAGGACCTGACCGACGAGAACCTGGCGAAGTACGACGCCTACCTGCTGAACTATCGCCAGACCAAGCCCACCGAGGCGACCCAGTGGACCGACGCCAACAAGGCCGCGCTGCTGAAGGCGGTCAAGGGGGGGAAGGGCCTGGTCGTCTACCACTTCGCCTCGTCGGGCTTCAATGACTGGCCCGAGTTCGAGACCCTCGTCGGCGGCGGCTGGCGCAAGCAGGGGTTCCACGGACCCGCCTACGCGTTCAGTGTCAAGGCCACTGACGTCAAGCACCCCATCTCCGCCGGCCTGACCAGCCCGTTCGACCACCCCGTCGACGAGCTCTACTCCAACTCCAAGATGACCCCCGGCAACGTCGTGCTGGCCACCGCCTACTGCGACCCCTCCAAGCCCAAGGGGACCGGCAAGGACGAGCCCGTCATCTGGGTGAACCAGTACGGCGGCGGACGCGTCTACCACAGCGTCCTGGGCCACAACACCGTCGCCCTGGCCGACCCCGTCCTCCAGGAATGGATGCGCCGGGGCGTCGAGTGGGCCGCCACCGGCGACGTCTTCCACCCCGACGGATCCAAGTAG
- a CDS encoding sialate O-acetylesterase produces MMRPFLSRPLGLSLALLSLLVIATDTRAQQGGGMGMGSGAEMTYHPPDNPDFRLKSPVLWQVFQRDQNDTASVPLVIAGDGLKVQDVSVNHLSGNPVADAAFEGGKVSNIPVGGPYTAHYTVVRGNEAVGTFNSAPFFVGDLWVLAGQSNMEGVGDLVDVTPPHASVAALGMDGKWVQAKEPLHWLVDSPDPVHSGDASTREQRSKDQHASRRKGAGLGLPFGVAMVGATGVPVGLVAAAHGGTSMAQWDPAKKGEGGNSLYGSMVRQVQLAGGKVKGVLWYQGESDANPDAAKVFPKVFGGFIAAVRSDLGQPDLPFYYVQIGRFIREQDPKPWNAVQDAQRTLVDAIPNTAVISIIDLELDDLIHVGTRGLKRAGQRLARIALREQFGQVGATTPTLDKVFPGAGETLIVKFKGVNFRSRSGQEFGGQPFSTQPGQGMGGGQGMMGRDAGPGFRQMGGGMGMGGMPATLARETTLGLQPAHHIAGFSIRKADGAEIPLIYEALVGPSRDAVILKLASKPPAGAQLWYGYGLDPYCNLTDSLDMAVPVFGPIALDPKPE; encoded by the coding sequence ATGATGCGTCCGTTCCTCTCCAGGCCGCTCGGCCTCTCGCTCGCCTTGCTCAGCCTCCTCGTCATCGCCACCGACACCCGTGCGCAGCAGGGCGGGGGGATGGGGATGGGGAGCGGGGCCGAGATGACCTACCATCCGCCCGATAATCCCGACTTCAGGCTCAAATCACCCGTCCTCTGGCAGGTCTTCCAGCGCGACCAGAACGACACCGCCTCGGTCCCGCTGGTCATCGCGGGCGACGGCCTGAAGGTCCAGGACGTCTCGGTCAACCATCTCAGCGGCAACCCGGTTGCCGACGCCGCCTTCGAAGGCGGAAAGGTCTCGAATATCCCGGTCGGCGGCCCATACACCGCCCACTACACGGTCGTCCGGGGCAACGAGGCGGTGGGCACCTTTAACTCGGCCCCCTTCTTCGTCGGCGACCTCTGGGTCCTCGCCGGCCAGTCGAACATGGAAGGCGTCGGCGACCTCGTCGACGTCACGCCGCCCCACGCCTCGGTCGCCGCGCTGGGCATGGACGGCAAGTGGGTCCAGGCCAAGGAGCCGCTGCACTGGCTGGTCGATTCGCCCGACCCCGTGCACTCGGGCGATGCCTCAACCCGCGAGCAGCGATCCAAGGATCAGCATGCGAGTCGGAGGAAGGGGGCCGGCCTCGGCCTGCCGTTCGGCGTGGCGATGGTCGGCGCCACGGGGGTGCCCGTCGGCCTTGTCGCGGCGGCCCACGGCGGCACCAGCATGGCCCAGTGGGACCCCGCCAAGAAGGGCGAGGGGGGCAACAGCCTGTACGGGTCGATGGTCCGTCAGGTCCAGCTCGCCGGCGGCAAGGTCAAAGGGGTGCTGTGGTACCAGGGCGAGAGCGACGCCAATCCCGACGCCGCCAAGGTCTTCCCCAAGGTCTTCGGCGGCTTCATCGCCGCCGTCCGATCCGACCTCGGCCAGCCCGACCTCCCCTTCTACTACGTCCAGATCGGCCGGTTCATCCGCGAGCAGGACCCCAAGCCCTGGAACGCCGTGCAGGACGCCCAGCGCACCCTGGTCGACGCCATCCCCAACACGGCCGTCATCTCCATCATCGACCTGGAGCTTGACGACCTGATCCATGTTGGTACCAGGGGCCTGAAGCGGGCCGGCCAGCGGCTGGCGCGCATCGCGCTCCGCGAGCAGTTCGGCCAGGTGGGAGCCACCACCCCCACGCTCGACAAGGTCTTCCCCGGCGCTGGCGAGACCCTCATCGTCAAGTTCAAGGGGGTTAACTTCCGCTCCCGCAGCGGCCAGGAGTTCGGCGGCCAGCCCTTCTCAACCCAGCCCGGCCAGGGCATGGGCGGCGGCCAGGGGATGATGGGCAGAGACGCCGGACCAGGGTTCCGTCAGATGGGCGGCGGGATGGGTATGGGTGGCATGCCCGCCACTCTGGCCCGCGAGACCACCCTCGGCCTCCAGCCCGCCCACCACATCGCCGGCTTCTCGATTCGCAAGGCCGACGGCGCAGAGATCCCGCTCATCTACGAGGCCCTCGTCGGCCCGTCCAGGGATGCCGTCATCCTCAAGCTCGCCAGCAAGCCCCCCGCCGGCGCCCAGCTCTGGTACGGCTACGGCCTGGACCCCTACTGCAACCTGACCGACAGCCTCGACATGGCCGTCCCCGTCTTCGGCCCCATCGCGCTCGACCCCAAGCCCGAATGA